The genomic window ACATGTTGACTCAAGGCGTTGCAGCATCTTGGGAATGCTATTGAAGTTTTTGGTTGGAAAGTCACTGTTTACCTGCTGGATTTCAAGAGTTTCTGTGTGACAAACGTTTCTGAGTCATCCTGACTAATATCCTGCTATCCTGCTTTCCACAGAAAGAAGCATCAATAACAGTAGAAAGTTTCCttatttcatgattttattgCTCTCAGATTTCCTCTTGTCCTCTTGTGTCATTTTTtctacattctttttttttaaaatttaatttaacttagctggtttttttatgaaacaatttatgaaaaataatcagTCCCTGAAAATGAAAAGTCAAACAGCCCCATCCTCTGCTATTGTCATAAAATATTCAGGAAATTAGCAAAtttgtcaaattatttttaatatctaGCTCATATTTCAGAAATAATTTAGATCTTCATGTAACAGTTTCAGAACATTTGCTGAAAGGGATTTGACAAGCTATGGAGGATGTTCACCTGAATCATCATCTGTATCCTCTTCTATCAGAGCTTTTTGGGGGACCTGATGGGGAAATGATGGTTTTTAATACTGAATTCCTCCTTAACTTCTGTCATTGACTGTGACGTCACTGACGTCCCGGTGCGTAGGTCTGAAACGCGCGCACCTGCTCTCCTCGTGCGCCTTGGCTCAAACACGAGGGTCCAAAGGACAGTGATCTCTTGACTGACAATAAACGAGTGACGGCGGCTGCGGGGCCTGTGCCACCCCGATGGGAGGAGAGGAGCGCAGAGGGCAGGACCAACAGGGCGCGGTCTTCTTCTCCCGCGGCACCTCATCTGTGCCGGAGTGGGATCTCTTCCATTCCAGCATCCCTGCACCACAGTTCCGCATTGAGAACAAACCGAGAGGCAGAAACCGCTGCGGGGACACCCTTTGACCGCCGTGCCCAGCAGGCGCAACCAGACTGCGCACTGCGCGCCTCCGCGTCTGTCTGCATCCCCTTTCTCACAAGTTCGACACCGAGAGGCAGCTTTGAACTTGTCTGCCAAGATAAACTCACGTCTCCTATTTATGCCCCTGCCTCGCAGGACAGGACAGTGCGGGCGGCTCAGAGGACGGGTCCATCCAGAGGCGCACTGGCGACTTTTACGCGCCGGGAATGTTAACTTTTTTGAGGCTCGGAAATGAGTAACGGAGCACCGATACCTCCACTCTAGATTTATAAAAGGGATCCCACATTAAGAAGATTCAGTGGTGACATTTTGGACGTCCGCCGGGGGGTTACAAACCGGCCCCGGAGCGGAATGCTGCTCCAGACGCTGGTGACGTGCCTCGCCGGGTGCGCCTTTCTCCTGTCGACGTTCAGCGAAGGTTGTGGACCGGGCAGAGGCTATGGCAAGAGGCGGCCGCCGCGGAAACTCGCACCGCTTGTCTACAAGCAGTTCAGCCCCAACGTGGCCGAGAAGACTTTAGGGGCCAGCGGGAGATATGAAGGGAAAATAACCCGCAACTCTGAGCGCTTCAAGGAGCTCACCCCCAACTACAACCCGGACATCATCTTCAAAGATGAGGAGAACACAGGTGCAGACCGCATGATGACTCAGGTAACTGCAGGCTTCCGTAGTGCCCTTTAGCTTCGGTTTCCAGCAACCTGAAGGGATTTCAGTGCGTGTCTCGGTGCACTTTGCCCAGTCTTTAAACGCGTGTGCGCTCTTATCTTTTCCTTATTCTTGTTGACTCAAGGCACGTCGCTTCGTAAAATCAGTGTGAACTGACAAAAACAGAGTTAGAAGTAATGCAGCAAACAGTTCATTTACTTTGAAGAATGTGAGTCAAATGTACCGAGGAAAAACTGTTTAAGTGcgacttttattttaaatcacagCAGCAACACAGCTGCTGTGATTTAAaagctttcttcttcttttttttgttggaaaaaatggttttaaatcGGAGTTTGTAGCACTTGTGAAACGGATCGGACTGTTGTCACAGTGGAGTTTGTGTCTGGATTGTTTGAGTCTCTGCTCTGCCCTCAGAGGCTCAGTGTGGGCAGCTCCTGCGTAAAGAGGGCAACCCCATCTAAAAATGTATGGAAAAGCGGTCACTGCTAATTAAAACACTATGTCCTCTGTTTAACATCATGTTTGTCGGTGGAAAAACAGTCAATAGTCGTATTTGGTTAGAGCTCGGGTCAAGCGTGGACTCATGTTTACCGTTTTTGCCCCGACTGGCCAGACTTAACAGTCGCCTTTTGGACTGTCAAAAATTTTTACGACACCGTCATTGATGTGGCCCCTGCTGGAATTTATTTGACTCCCAATTTCCCCAGGAATAAAGTATTTATATCTGGCTCTTTAGACCGCGGGCTTCCTCTCCGAGCTGCTGCCCTTATGTCCACAGACCCACGTGGGGAATGAATGTGCGCATTCCCGTCTGGAGCTGTCACCTCGCTGCGCGCACTGCAAGAAATACCATCCTGAGCGACACAGTCCGGCTGGCCTTCCGCGGACAAAAGGCTGAAAATCAAGTCTTTTAACGCAAAATTAGCAAACAGGGATGACATGTCCACGTTACTGAATTAATTCACGCGTGTTTTTTTCAACTTCCCCCATCAAAAATGCCTGCAGAGTAAATCTGAGAGTCAATCAAATACCCAACTGCTCTTTTTTCCGCAGCGCGCACCCCGAGCCGCTGCGCGTCAACGTCGCTGACCTGCGCACAATTTATGGGCTCCAAGCCGCAGGAGACAGCCTCGTGTTTGTCCTTTACTACTCCGCGttacttttgtgtttgttttcgcAGCACATGTGCAAAAATAGCCGCCTCACTTGTGCTGGAGCCTTAATTATAGCTActtttcaatttatttcttccTATTTGACTCTTCTGTGCGCGGCTATCGTGGCGCGACGCAGAAACGCTCATTCCTTAGAGCCCTTTATTTTAAAGCACTGAGGAACTTTATTTAATCACCTCGTCCATTTTGATGCAGCAGACAATTGCCTTTGATAAGAGGATAATTTGAGACTTCATGTCAAGAAAACAAGACACCCAGACGCCGCATGACCCACTCACAGAGGTGCGCACAGGCGTGTGTTGTCAGCCGGCGCGTCCAATGTTTGTGCAGCCAGCGGTTTAGCGCAGAAACCCCCGTCGATCTGGATCCCCTGAAAGTAAAACCAACAGAATCTCTCGTCTGATTTATGAAGTCCAGCGCGTTGCTGTGACCGCGGAGAGAAAACATAAGAGTTAAAATCCACAGTGAACACTGTGTGAAGGCATCTGTGGCCACCAAGCCGCGAGCTATTCTTATCACAGCCAACATGGAAAGAGACGTTTATAGCGTTTAATCCCACTTTTCACCCGAGATTCACGATCACTGAGAGACGCTTTCAGGGGCTGCAGGAAATGACAAGACGTCCCCGAGCAGCCCTAATTTAACCAGACCTGTAAGTCAAACAAGACCGACACCACTTGACGAGGAGGACTTTTTGACCTTTATGTGACCAAAAACCTTCAAGTCCCGGATGAGACATTCGGTTTCAGTCCCATATTGAACTGATTTCTACCTGATGTTGGACCAGAGGTGACATTTTTAACTGAATTAAAGTAATTAGTTCATTTGTTGACGTGGATCAGCTGTTTCTGTCCGGCTGCAGCGCTGCAAAGACAAGCTGAACTCTCTGGCCATCTCCGTGATGAACCTGTGGCCCGGGGTCCGCCTGCGGGTCACGGAGGGCTGGGACGAGGATGGCCACCACTCGGAGGAGTCGCTGCACTATGAGGGCCGCGCGGTGGACATCACCACCTCCGACCGGGACCGGAACAAGTACGCCATGCTGGCCCGATTGGCGGTGGAGGCCGGGTTCGACTGGGTCTACTATGAGTCCAAGGCCCACATCCACTGCAGCGTCAAGTCAGGTGAGGGAGGGGTGTAGGGGTGTTCAGACAAACATGtcggtggttagggttagggttaggtcagtTACCATTAACCAATGATCAGCACCTTCCTCCTCGGCTTCTCTAACCTGATGCAGCTTCCAGCAGGTAGCAACATGACGTCACCTGCAGGTGTCCATCTTTCCTTCCTTCATCACGTGATTGattccctcctccatccctgaCCACTAactccttcttttcctcctctcctctgctgctctccCTGCTTCCCTTCCTTCTGTCTTTCCTGGCCTGCAGGCAGATTCAACATTTCTTCATAAAAACCGCTGGAGTGGTTTAACCAGACGAACGTGTCGTGAATCTGCAATAAGTTCCTTTCcaagggaaaaaacaaaacccccgcATTGCCTCAAAACCACTTAAATGTCCGTGTTTGTCAGTGAGTCTAAACAACAGACGAGGACTGATTGCATTTCCATTTTAATGAACTCGACCTTCGTCTCACCCAGAAAACATCACCAGGCGTATGTTGCACGTTAATACGAAGACGAGATTGGCTGCAGGTCCAGAAAGTTTCAACATGTTCACGTCAGcagggaaaaacaaacaaatttaaagtaaAAGATGTCATAGCAGCTCAAAGTGCTGTGTTGTCCCATCGTTGACTTCCACATGCCCAAATGAGGAGTCACTGTTCAACATAGTGTCTGCTCAGAACCCTACGTGTGCAGGTAGCATGACACACACGTGATGAAAGTCACACAGTCGTGTCAGAATGAGTTGAACCCCCCGACACGTTTAACGCTGAGTGGTAACTTCTCCCTTTTCTTCCTTTCCCcctcccttctctttctccttcctctcctcctctctccttccctcccagATCGGGTTGCGAGGGCCCAGTCCTTGACTTGATCAGAAAGGcaaccaatcaatcaagttggtatttttctctgtttttctcctcttttttttctaaaaatattaagaaacaaACTTGTTGACCAGTGAAATGATGAGAACGTCGGTGAAGGCAGGCGGcctgtagggggcagcagagcTCCAGAACCCTGGACAAGAGCAGCGGGGCAGAAAGCAAGGCAGGAGGTCATTAATATCCTCAATCAGTTCAGAATAGGACAAGAGCCGTGATTGGGCCCCAACCCGTGGCAGGAACGCGTCCCTCCTGGGAAAGGGACTAGTGTTTGTTCAGGTGATTCATCTGCTGCTGATTTCCtgctctgctcttcctccttcaggtgACTTATCTCATCACCTGGCCTTGACTTTCCTTCCCTCCCCGAATATTTACCCCCAGATAGATTTAAGCTGGTCCTCAAACGTCACTTTGAAGCTCCTGGAGGTCTTTCTGAACAAGAAAAAATTCACTTTTCAGCCAAACGTGCTGGAAAAGGTTCTGGAGTACAGCACGAAGACTAAAGAGATGTTTTCACTCTGAACGTTAGCAGAAGGAACCATGTGCTGCCGTCCcgtgtgacttcctgtctcctcttcttctctcagaCCACTCAGTGGCAGCTAAATCCGGAGGGTGTTTCCCCAGCGAGGCTCTGGTCACGATAGAGGACGGCGGCCAAAAGCCCATCAGTGACCTGCGACCCGGGGAACGAGTCCTTTCCTCAGCGGGCAGCGATGGCAGCGGGGAACTGGTTTACAGCGAAGTCCTGACCTTCCTGGACCGCGACCCCGTGACCTGGAAGCTCTTCTATGTCCTGCAGACAGAAGCAGGACCCCTCCTTTCGCTCACCGCCGCCCACCTGCTGTTTGTGAGTGACAGGAACTGCTCAGAGGGGGCGACGTCGGCCCCCGGCAGCCTCAGGACGCTCTATGCCAGCGAGGCCCAGCCGGGACAGTGCGTGCTGGTGTCGGGCGGGGCCTCAGGTCAGCAGCACGGTGAGGGACGTCTGTCCCGAATCACCAAAGTCAAAGTGAGGAGTAGAAGGGGGGCGTTTGCGCCGCTGACCCACGAGGGGACTCTGGTGGTGGACGGGGTGGTGACGTCCTGCTACGCCGTTGTCAAGCATCACTCCATGGCCCACTGGGCCTTCTCCCCACTAAGGCTGATCCACAGGTGGACTGGTTCCACTGGGGGCCCCAGTGATGGGATCCACTGGTACTCACAGCTTCTACACTGGCTGGGGAGGATGCTGCTGGACTCAGGATGCTTCCACCCACTGGGCGTGGCTCAGGATGACAGGTGAGGACAGGAAACACAGGCAGGTCCTAAAGACAAGAActtaaaaagagagaaacaaaatgGGAGGCGTTTGTGGTTCCTGCTGAGGCCTGATGGGGGTTTTCAGTGAACTGACACGGATAAATGAACGCTGCTGCGAAAGAGCTAAACAAACGGACCCAACGCGAGCAGACCAAAGGTGTCTCTCTGGGTTTTATGACAATTACATTCTGAAATCACCGAGAAACATCATCCCTTAAAATACCTTAACCTGAAACTATAAAAGTCAACGGTGTGGTTTGGGAGCCACAGAGCTGTTCGTTAATGAAAGGCCCTTGATCAAAGTCACTAAGTTATTGATTACTCTTTAAAATATCTTCATTTGGGGTGAGATCATCTTTAAAAGTCAACAGGCTGCACCTGAATTGTCCAAACCTGAACAACACCTCAAACTGAAAACTGGGTTGTgtaaaaaagtgaataaatggTAACGACTTTCACTTCAACACACAAGTAATCCATTACTCCAGTATCTTAGTTACTTTAAAGAATTGGTAAATTAGTGGATTTCCAGGTGAATATTTAAGGATTTAGGTTGATAGTCCTGGATCCTGTTTAATAAAGACGTTTTAGAGAAATGATAGgatgtatttaaatgtcatgaaaaaaaattctaaatgttTATGGAGTTATGAGGCTGAAGAGatattaaagatttatttttgaaattaaattctATGGAAATGAGCTGTGTCGTGTAGTTATTGTCTGTATGACGCGTGAACGCACCATCGATGGGACAGGAGTGGTAAAATGCGCACGGGGTTCAGGTCCGGTGGAGCCCCCGGACTAAACGCGGCCGTGCGTAAAGAGGGACACACACCAGTTGCATGAATGCAACAGATGTCGGCTAATAATAACAACCTGCTACGCCTTTAAGAGGATGACTGAGAAGGAAACCTAATATGTCCACATATCGAGCTCAAGTCTTTATCAATTAACGGTGAGGCTCCACACCGGGACGGGACCGGACTTTTTCTCCgagcttttcttctttttccacacACGCTCCGGATTAAATTACGCGTCGCGTCGGGACTGGAGCGACGCGCACCGAGCTACAACCGAGGGCTTTGCAAGGAAGGGTCTCCTTCAGCGCGTTtctcgcctcctcctcctcctcctcctcctcttcctcgctgctCCTGACTCCTCCGTGGGGAGCCCTCCACGCTGCGCGACATGGCCGAGACAGGGAAAGGCGTCACCGCAGGGAAACTGGCCATCAACGTCCAGAAGAGGCTGACCAGGGCGCAGGAGAAGGTAAAACTCGTGACGTCACctcaactttttttcccctcttccaATACTGCTCTTTTACCCAATGATGATGACGTCATGAGGTCTGACTGTACGCGTCGACCAATGAATTGGTTTTTCTCCACCGCTGTTTATTTTACCGCATTAAAGAATCTGCGGAACGTTTTGAAACctgtccacccccccaccccaccccgtcACTGGGTCACATGTCCCGGGACAATGACACCGTTTGAACAACCTGCAGCTCTAAACTTAGCCCTGAAGCCTTTCATATTGAAGCCAAAACGCCTGGACTGTAgtttttctggggttttttgtggattttttcctcatttgtgaAGTTAAAGCTTTGCAGCTATCTTTAAACTGTGCTATTTGGCATCAAGgagtgatgcatgatgggatttAATAAAACTCACCTGTTCAGACAGACCATGTAAACTTTGATTTTTACAGTCAGTTGGGCTCTGAGTTATTCTCGTCAGTCCTAATCGCTCCTGTCTAAGCCTGCTGAGGTTTTACCCTCtaatcacctcctcctccagcaggaggCTCGTCAGTCTGGTTTCATGTACTAACTCCTTTTTGTTCAGGGTAAATTCCTCCCAGGTGGTCTTTCTGGTTTGAACCTAAAACAGCCTGGCTGCTCCACCTCTGACCCCTCCCCTCATcactcctccagcagctgcttctttttaaatttagatctgaataatttttttctaaaagtgCTGCAAATCAGCGAGCTTTGGTTCAAGGCATCGCGGGGATGTTCTGTCATGTCTGTGTTGGGATTATCTTAGTTTAGCAGAAAGACTGGAAGCAGGAGAGGAATTGTTAGCTCGGCACTAACGTGGTCAGACGTGAGAAGCCAAATGCTTCTTTTCATTCAGCAGCTTTTCTGTTTGGAGTGATGGGATGGAGAATGAACATAAATGAAGCTCCAGTGGGAGAATTC from Antennarius striatus isolate MH-2024 chromosome 24, ASM4005453v1, whole genome shotgun sequence includes these protein-coding regions:
- the LOC137591195 gene encoding indian hedgehog B protein-like produces the protein MLLQTLVTCLAGCAFLLSTFSEGCGPGRGYGKRRPPRKLAPLVYKQFSPNVAEKTLGASGRYEGKITRNSERFKELTPNYNPDIIFKDEENTGADRMMTQRCKDKLNSLAISVMNLWPGVRLRVTEGWDEDGHHSEESLHYEGRAVDITTSDRDRNKYAMLARLAVEAGFDWVYYESKAHIHCSVKSDHSVAAKSGGCFPSEALVTIEDGGQKPISDLRPGERVLSSAGSDGSGELVYSEVLTFLDRDPVTWKLFYVLQTEAGPLLSLTAAHLLFVSDRNCSEGATSAPGSLRTLYASEAQPGQCVLVSGGASGQQHGEGRLSRITKVKVRSRRGAFAPLTHEGTLVVDGVVTSCYAVVKHHSMAHWAFSPLRLIHRWTGSTGGPSDGIHWYSQLLHWLGRMLLDSGCFHPLGVAQDDR